The DNA region aatataaaaaaaaatttatttaaaataaaaaatgtgaaattttatcagaaaaaaattgaaaataaaattgatttaaaaaaaaatataaaacgaTATTcacttaaaataaaaaatgtgaaattttatcagaaaaaaatggaaaataaaattcatttaaataaaaatcatgagaaaaaaatgcagttaaaataaaaatgagaaaattaATCAGAAAaagttacaaaaaaaaattaagttaaaaataaatataaaaaagaattaagttaaaataaaaaatgagaaaaaaaaaaaaaaaaacaattacctatatttatttacatacatacatacccacacatatacatatacatatacatatacatatacatatatatatcccaatacatatatacctATACCCACAcacctacatatatatatattcacatacatatatatatattcacatacatatatatatattcacatacatatatatatattcacatacatatatgtgtttGTTTTTCTTAGAAAAAACCCCCAACTACCTCTACGGATATTTTTCGTGTGCTTAATATACCCCAAAATGATGAGGCCATGCCGACAAAAACATCGACAAATAGATATGTGCCCTATGGTCGTTATAAAGgcaaaacatatatttatgtggaAAATGATAACGATAGTGATAACTATGTGGTAACAACTGATACATCTGATATAACTTCGTCGTCCGAAAGTGAATATGAAGAAGTGGATATTAACgatatatatccatataaatcacctaaatataaaactttaATTGAAGTCGTACTAAAACCAACAAAACAACCAAGTGATGTACTTAGTGGTGACATACCAAGTGGTACCACATCAAATAGTGGTGAAAAACCATTTAGTGGTCATATACCCATAGATGAAGAATGGAATGAACTAAAAGAGGATTTTATTTTGAACATGTTACAAACAGAACAAAATGATATACCTGGAAACACTACAGATactaatatttcatatagtGGTATGCCTCTAGAACAACCTTTTATTACTCAAATCCAAgatagaaaattatatagtgatgataacgaaattatatataatattgattgGAATGTTCCGGAAAATATCACAACAAATACTGCGACATATAATAGTTTATATAGTGGTATAGATCTAATAAATGATTCGTTAAATAGTggtaatgatatatatgatgagtTGTTAAAAcgaaaagaaaatgaattatatggAACAAAATATccgaaaaaaacaaataccAATATTTTTGCAAAACCAATAAGTGGTGATCCGATACTGAACCAACTggatttatatgataaatggTTAGAGAGAAATAAAGATATGTACAACCAAAAGAATAATAAGGAAGAAATCTTAAGTAAATTGAATGAAGAATGGAATATGGAACATGATAATATATCCATTGATGAAGTCAACCCTTTTAATAATACACATAAATTGTTAAATACCAACCTTTCTATAGAAATAAGTAGTGATATGACCCATGATACATCTAAAATGGATATGAGTGGTACTAATAGATATACTTATTTGGATGATATGGAGTTGTTTGAAAATAGTAGTGATGAAAatttatgatgataaaaatttgatatatatatatatatatatatatatatattatgatatatatatttagaaaatatttttgttttgtgATATCACATAACAATCTTTTGttgatatttttacatatcaatatacatatatatgtgttttaaatataatctGAACATAcgttttattaaatatatataaacagtgtctcatatatacatattaatgatttaacaaaaaaaaatttattaaaaaaaaattatagttatttttcatatatatatgctaccaaattatatatgacaacaaaaatatattaataattatgtaattagtatatcatatatacatgtacATATCAAAATGTATtggaatacatatatattataaaaagacaaaatatatatggtttcatttatacatatattaaaaaaaagtaatttttagttttattatttcaatatattagGTAATTAAACACATTATTGTAATTATAAGTTATAATtgcaaaaaatatacatttttaaatatatattataattttatttttttataatatacttcattaaatatattaacaattgatatatgaataatactataataatatattaagagAAATATAAAGAGTTGGGTGTTAAAACTATTTTAAATTACaattacatatacatatttatatatatatacatatttatatatttaattcatattGACAAacataacaataatataatatcctcttatgttcatatatccatacaaatatattgaaatattaacaattattatgatttaaaATCTTTtactaaaatataaaacttgtataataatataaatataataatatatgtataataatataggtatattatatgtaataaatatattcctaatatatttttattcaacCATTTTTAAATAAGTGCAATTACTATTagtatataatacatttttttataattgtaacatataatttatttcaaaaacatctggttataatattattaatatgtatcaGGAAAGAACTAACATATCCTATCTcgattaattattatatatatattatttttaaatatatattttttttggataATATGAAAACAAATACAGACacttcaaatatatttaaaataaaataaaaatacatatttgaattaatcttattaattattattttgaattattcgtattaattattatttttgaaatGAGGAAAACGAAtttctaaaaatatatggtcttattttatataatttattttatatgtagtTGCACCGATATGAAAAGGAACGTATcgatatattcattttttttttaatatttggaGCAACGTTTCTGTTTTATTTCATGATATTTGGTTACTGTATTTCACGATATTTGGTTATTGTATTTCAcgaaatttattttatgttattcatttattttttttcatattatttattttttaaatgacaTAACGTGTTACgttgtatttattaatttatattaatttatttagtTTTTTTAAAGACATAACGTattcatttgtatttattaattaatttttttaaattacataacgtattcatttttattaatttattattttttttaataacataacgtattcatttatattaatttattttttttaattacgTGAcgtattcatttatattaatttattttttttttaattacattACGTCTTCTTttgtattaatttattttttaaataacattacgtattcacatatattaattacaTCACTTGTTCGTAAGTATCAATTCATAAATTAAGAATTATGCAAAATTATgcattattaaaaatgtaaaaaaaaataccaatgaacatacatattatatgtcTGGTCATCTATTTACAATACGTTTTGTGTGAAAAAGCGATAATTCAAAAATTTGGAATAATTGGTCAACAAATatctaaaaatatacatttgtGTCCACGTATAACCAaatattcttcatttatatattaatatatatataatatttatgtgtactcgtttttcaatatttttttttatatgttttaggTTATATTCATGTGTACGtttttatacatacataaatttACAGATATTTTTGAGCACGCACAAATATGTAACTTTTGaaccataaaatatatatatgtatcaatTAGTTGTAAAAAATGGTGTTACgttcaaaaatattttttttcttcctcttattttttttatatctcaATGAAAAAGTCATATGTTCCATAAacgaaaatgaaaatgaaactAAAACTATAAGTCAATATGAAAATCAAAATCAAAATGTTAATCAAACGATAAATCACTATGACAATATTGATCAATTAAAATCGATGATTGGAAATGACGaattacataaaaatttaacaattttagaaaaattaattttagaatcattagaaaaagataaattaaaatatcctCTAATAAAAGAAGGAAGTGACCAGTTGTTAGATATATCgaaatttcaaaaaaaaaatgttagcGATACGAATGATGAATCGTATGTTATACCTACGATCCAATCGTCTTTTCACGATATTGTAAAATATGAACATCTAATGAAAAAACaattaatagaaatatataattctgaTATTTCAGAtataattaagaaaaaaatatttattgtacGAACattaaaaacaataaaattaatgCTTATACCTTTAAATTCGTATAAACAAAAGAACAATTTAAAATGTGCACTcgaagaattaaataatgtatttataacCAAAAATGTGGAGGAGAAGAAAACAATTAGTCCAGTAGGGGATCACGCAACATTTTTTAGTAATCTGTTAACacgttttaaaaatattatatctgGAGTGCATGATATTGAACAGTCACATGGAATAAAACCTAAAAAAGAATTACTTATATTAGATGATACCAAAATAGATGTGATGGACACGaacgattttttttttacgacCAATAccaatataaattttatggaAGCGTTAGATGATATAACTAACCAGTATGGATTAGGGTTAATTAACCATTTGGGTCCTCATCTAAtaggtaataaaaaaaatatataccacatatatatatacatatacatatatatacatacatatattttttttatagccCTGGGACATTTTATTGTATTAAAATTAGcacttaaaaattataatagttATTTCCAAGCAAAAAGTATCAAATTTTTTAGTTGGCAAAACATTTTACAATTTAGTTTAACTGATCGATTTAAAGTTCTTGATATGATGTGCGACCATGAATCTGTATATTATTCGGAAAAAAAACGTAGAAAAACGTACTTGAAAGTGGATCGATCACACACAAGTATGGAATGTAATATTTTGGAATACCtaatacattattttaataaatatcagctagaaataataaaaactacTCAAGATACCGATTTTGATTTACATGGGATGATggaacataaatatataaaagattatttcttttcatttatgTGTAATGATCCTAAagaatgtattatttatcatacgaaccaatttaaaaaagaagcaAACGAAGAAAATACGTTCCCCGAAGAACCCAATCGCGAAATAAgtgcatataatatatatttgaattattattatttcatgaAACGTTACAGTTCTTACGGAACAAAAAAAACTTTATATGTCCATTTATTAAACTTAACAGGACTTCtaagtaataaaatatatatatgtgtgtataaatatatgctgttcttgtatatatatatatatgttttattttttagattATGATATTAGAGCGTATGTCACATCACTTTATTTACCAGGATATTATAAcggtaaaaatatatatatatatatatttatatatatatatatatatatatatatatatatatatatatatatatatatatatatatatatatgtatatgcatGTACacttgtatataatataaatgttatcatatattgttttatttttagctGTTGAAATGTCTTTTACAGAAGAAAAAGAGTTTTCTACCCTTTTTGAAAACTTActaaaatgtaaataaaaatatgataatatatttattaaatttatgattattttattttgttttttttattcaatttatatatataaatatattatacatataaatatatatacatatatttttaataggTATTGAGAAATGTCATTTACACCAACCAAATACATTATCAAAAGATAGTAATTTTCTCAACGATGTATCCAAATGCGATGTATGCAAAGGAGCATTTTTATACTCTAAccgtaatataaaaagatatataagtggatacacatacatatatacatacatacacatataaatatatatatttttttttttagtcaAATTTGATGAAGTTCCTTCGATGGTACAGAAATTTTACGTATATTTAACTAAAGGTCTCAAAATACAAAAAGTATCAGCTCTAATGAGAACGTTAGATATGTATCAAGAGTACAGTAATTTCTTATCCCATGATATTAATTGGTACacgtttttatttttatttcgaCTTACCAGTTTTAAGggtaatacacatatatacatatatatatgtatatttacacatatatgtacatatatacatttatatatatgatttatagATATTTCAACCAAAAATATCGCTGAAGCAATGTATTTAAACATAAAAGACGAAGATTCGTTCAACCGAACGGTCGTAACAAACTATTGGTTCCCTTCccctataaaaaaatattatactttATATGTTAGAAAACGTATTCCAAACAATTTGGTCGATGGtaacacatatacatattttatcactatatatatatacccacatatatatacatatacatatatacattttcgTAGAATTGGAAAAATTAATGAAAGTTGGAACGTtggaaaaaatgaaaaaatctCTCACCTTTCTGGTCCATGTCAATTCGTTTCTGCAACTAGATTTTTTCCATCAATTAAATGAACCACCTCTAGGATTACCGAGATCTTATCCTTTATCGTTAATTCTCGAACATAAATTTAAAGATTGGATGATCAGTTCGCCCGCaggtttttatttttccaatTATCACAATccatatataagaaaagatTTGCACGATAAAGTGTTATCACAGAAATTTGAACCGCCAAAAATGAACCAGTGGAACAAAGTTTTGAAATCGTTGATCGAATGTGCTTACGATATGTATTTTGATCAACGACATgtgaaaaatttatataaatatcataacatttataatatcaataacAAATTAATGTTAATGCGCGACTCCATGGATTTGTACAAAACACATTTTGACGACGTGTTATTTTTTGcagatatatttaatatgagAAAATATATGACTGCTACCccaacatataaaaaagtaaaagaTCGTGTGTACCATACATTGCATAGTATTATGGGAAATTCGGTCAATTTTTACAATTATGGTATTATTTATGGatttaaaataaacaaaGAAATATTGAAAGAAGTAATGGACGAATTGTtttccatatataattttaacacAGATATATTTTCAGATACATCTTTTTTGCAAACcgtttatttattatttagaaGAATAGAAGAAACATACAGGACACAACGAAGAGATGACAAGatggtataatatatatatatatatatatatatatatatatatatatatatgtatgtatgtgtttatatatatatatttatatttgtttatatataaatgtttatacgtataaataaaattttacatatatatacacccACCcacctacatatatatttcttttgtaGAGCGTGAATAATGTTTTTTTCATGAATGTGGcaaataattattcaaaaTTAAACAAAGAAGAACGCGAACTGGAAATCCATAATTCTATGGCGTCGAGATATTATGCAAAAACTATGTTTGCAGCATTTCAAATGTTATTTTCCACAATGTTAAGTAATAATGCAGATCATCTGGACAAAGCATATGGATTAAGTGAAAATATCCAGGTAGCAACAAGTACTTCCGCATTTCTTACATTTGCATATGTATATAACGGAAGTATCATGGATAGTATGACGAACAGTTTGTTGCCACCATATGCGAAAAAACCTATAACACAATTAAAATATGGGAAAACGTTCGTTTTCTCCAACTTTTTCATGCTTGCATCCAAAATGTACGATatgttaaattataaaaatttaagtcTTTTATGTGAATATCAGGCAGTGGCAAGTGCAAATTTCTACTCGTCTAAAAAAGTGGGTCAGTTTATTGGAAGAAAATTTTTACCCATCACTACCTATTATCTATATCTCAGAATTGGCGGATCAAGTGTATGGACACTTGGTAAAAGTTGTACAACAAGTAGTACAGATCCAACGCATAGTTGTACTACTCATACTACTAAATGTAATACAATAAATGCTGCGCCACACAAATTTTTCTTCAATAACGACCTTGCACGCGATGCCTCCATAtacttgtttttttattttttttcgaaTTTATACCTGGATGCGGGCAAATCGTTTCCTGGAGGGTTTGGTCCTGCAATAAAAGAACAAACAAAACATGTTAGTGAAAAAACGTACGAACGCAAACCTTCCGTTCATAGTTTTAATAGAAATTTTTTCATGGAATTGACGAACGGGTTCATGTAcgctttttgttttttcgcagtattttctttatacgcatattatgaaaatattcatttttatattactagCAATTTCCGTTTCTTGGAAAGATATTATGGAGTattcaataaatatttaataaattttgtaCGAACcaaaattaaagaatatacaagtgatcttttaataaaatacgAACGTGAAGCATacttaaatatgaaaaagtaTGGGTATCTAGGTGAAGTTATTGCTTCACGATTGTCTCCCAAAGATAAAATCATGAATTATTTGCACGAAACGAACGAGGAGACCATGAATAATTTAAGACGATATGATATGGAACATGCGTTCAAGAACAAAATGGCTACATATGTGGACGATTTTGCTTTTTTTGACGATTGTGGAAAAAACGAAcaatttttaaatgaaaGATGTGATTACTGTCCTGTTGTTGAAGAAGTGGAAGAAACACAACTACAACCACAATTACTCCCCCACACTGATGAGACCACTAACCTGTCTGAGCCAACGAGTGCGTATGTTGatgttgaaaaaataaatgaagaacATTCGGAAGATAGTGATGATGAGAAGGATTTCGATGAACCCGACGATGAATTAATGGTTGCACGTTTTCACTaatgtacatatatgtatgtgatttatatataatgttaggatttttattatattttaggATTTGTGTTTGtttaatagatatatatatatatatatatatatatatatgttattgttttttttgtgtttgttttaatatttgttttttagtttttagaatattttttataaattttttttttttttttttcgtaatattatttgttagtataaatatttttctttgtatattttatgctttttatatatatttttttaattttatcatatatgaattatatttgtatacatgttgttattaatatatatatatgatttttatataatattaaaacgAACAACGAAATTGTGTGAAGTTTACTGTTAAATTAAATTACTCTTattgacatatatatatatatatatatatatatatatatatatatttgtataataaataaaaaaaaatatagtttttattatatttaatacaaaattattattaattggGGCTCACAtagatatatgtattattcgATACTATGAATTCATACAAAATTAATAGTATCACTGAaactattattttataacatGGATCgattgtttatttattaggACATATGGTTAAAAGATGTTTTATTCTAAAATTAAAACATGAAAAGATGTCAGGAACtttatgatattataataatattgttatgTGTTATATTTTCGATGTTTTTtctgttctttttttttttttttttctctaactattagtttttttttcattttatccTAAAGAatgattttatttatatatatatatatatatacctattTCATATAGGAATATAAATACCTCACGAattgtataaaataaatttataattaatattctttatttataagtTAAATAAAtggaattatttattaatttttaaaaattatgtatgtatacctcattaattattcatatattttattatatacatgtaataaaaagaacAGAAAAAactaataaattaaaaaaataaaaatataaatattaatataatatatataataatagaatcttatgtattttttaaaattaaattacgGTGATCGTttcataaacataaaaaatataacataaatgcaataaaaacatattaaatattaatttttttatgtgataataagaatatgtatgtttataatatatatatgtatatatataatttgcacataaaaaaatttttatatgttaaattatttttcatgtgtttcataatatatatctttatgtAACCATAACCATGTAACAAGTAACCAAACTACtacaattattaatattattaataatgtaaTAACTCCCATGGAAACCAACGATGCAACAATTAATGTACCAGCAAATGCACAAGTACATGCACTTGGCCATGAACATATAATGATACTTCCTATAACCATGAGAATCATATACATTATAGTACTCTGTCCCAAAACTGTAATGGTTCCTGAAATAACTCTCcaaaatttatttcttttaaaaatcattttatataatttattcttCAATCTATTCATAaaactattttttttcaatgtaGGTTTGGATGAACGAGTTacattacatttatttaccatattatttttataatcacAAGCTTCTTCACTTTTAACcgatttaaatatatctccagaattcttattatttgat from Plasmodium sp. gorilla clade G2 genome assembly, contig: PADLG01_00_4, whole genome shotgun sequence includes:
- a CDS encoding cytoadherence linked asexual protein 3.1, putative, encoding MVLRSKIFFFFLLFFLYLNEKVICSINENENETKTISQYENQNQNVNQTINHYDNIDQLKSMIGNDELHKNLTILEKLILESLEKDKLKYPLIKEGSDQLLDISKFQKKNVSDTNDESYVIPTIQSSFHDIVKYEHLMKKQLIEIYNSDISDIIKKKIFIVRTLKTIKLMLIPLNSYKQKNNLKCALEELNNVFITKNVEEKKTISPVGDHATFFSNLLTRFKNIISGVHDIEQSHGIKPKKELLILDDTKIDVMDTNDFFFTTNTNINFMEALDDITNQYGLGLINHLGPHLIALGHFIVLKLALKNYNSYFQAKSIKFFSWQNILQFSLTDRFKVLDMMCDHESVYYSEKKRRKTYLKVDRSHTSMECNILEYLIHYFNKYQLEIIKTTQDTDFDLHGMMEHKYIKDYFFSFMCNDPKECIIYHTNQFKKEANEENTFPEEPNREISAYNIYLNYYYFMKRYSSYGTKKTLYVHLLNLTGLLNYDIRAYVTSLYLPGYYNAVEMSFTEEKEFSTLFENLLKCIEKCHLHQPNTLSKDSNFLNDVSKCDVCKGAFLYSNLKFDEVPSMVQKFYVYLTKGLKIQKVSALMRTLDMYQEYSNFLSHDINWYTFLFLFRLTSFKDISTKNIAEAMYLNIKDEDSFNRTVVTNYWFPSPIKKYYTLYVRKRIPNNLVDELEKLMKVGTLEKMKKSLTFLVHVNSFLQLDFFHQLNEPPLGLPRSYPLSLILEHKFKDWMISSPAGFYFSNYHNPYIRKDLHDKVLSQKFEPPKMNQWNKVLKSLIECAYDMYFDQRHVKNLYKYHNIYNINNKLMLMRDSMDLYKTHFDDVLFFADIFNMRKYMTATPTYKKVKDRVYHTLHSIMGNSVNFYNYGIIYGFKINKEILKEVMDELFSIYNFNTDIFSDTSFLQTVYLLFRRIEETYRTQRRDDKMSVNNVFFMNVANNYSKLNKEERELEIHNSMASRYYAKTMFAAFQMLFSTMLSNNADHLDKAYGLSENIQVATSTSAFLTFAYVYNGSIMDSMTNSLLPPYAKKPITQLKYGKTFVFSNFFMLASKMYDMLNYKNLSLLCEYQAVASANFYSSKKVGQFIGRKFLPITTYYLYLRIGGSSVWTLGKSCTTSSTDPTHSCTTHTTKCNTINAAPHKFFFNNDLARDASIYLFFYFFSNLYLDAGKSFPGGFGPAIKEQTKHVSEKTYERKPSVHSFNRNFFMELTNGFMYAFCFFAVFSLYAYYENIHFYITSNFRFLERYYGVFNKYLINFVRTKIKEYTSDLLIKYEREAYLNMKKYGYLGEVIASRLSPKDKIMNYLHETNEETMNNLRRYDMEHAFKNKMATYVDDFAFFDDCGKNEQFLNERCDYCPVVEEVEETQLQPQLLPHTDETTNLSEPTSAYVDVEKINEEHSEDSDDEKDFDEPDDELMVARFH